The following is a genomic window from Bos taurus isolate L1 Dominette 01449 registration number 42190680 breed Hereford chromosome 11, ARS-UCD2.0, whole genome shotgun sequence.
GTTGGCCACTAGGAAGGCTGCCTTCAGCTTCAGCTTGCCCAGGGACACCACTGTATCCCAGACGCCCAAGATCTTCATTTCGGCCCCGTTGGCCACTTTCACCACATTCTCAAAGGGCCGCAGTGTATCCAGCTCGCCATCGGTGACCTCCTCCCACAAGCTTGGGTGGACCACGGAGACCTGGGCCCCAGAGTCCACCAGGAACCTCACGGGCACTTTGCCAATTTTCCCCTTGAGGTAGTAGCCCTTACCCATGCTGTTGGCAAAGACGATCTCCTTGGGCAGGTGGCTGTGGGCAGCCTCGGGCCCCCCGAAGGTCTTCAGGAGGGTCTCTTTCACAGCCTCGTAGTTTCCCTGGTCCTCGGGACTGAGACCATTGAAGGCCCCCAGGGCGTCTCCCCTGAGGGACTCTTTCAGGAACCTCAGCTTGGTGATGTGGTCCCAGTGGTTGAGGTGGTTGATGACCTCAAAGCGATGCAGCCAGAGGTGTGGGGCCACACTGGCTCCATCGAAAGGCTCTGGGACGAAGGCTCGCTCCTGGCTCCTGACTCCGCTCCCGGCCATCCCTCTGCTCCCTTCTGGAACTGCAGCAACAACCCACAGCAGGTAGAGAAAGCCACAGAGCAGTGTCAGCGCAATCACGCTGGAGAACAAGGCTTCTCTAAGCAGACTGTTTCTGGGTGCCGGCTGTTGGCAGGCTGGAGGGACCAGGCGAAGGCTGTCTGATGGACTGCTGGGCGCAGAGCTGTGGCCTGCTCACGCTGCAGAGCCTTTTTGATACCCAGCCTGGGCCCCCCACGGCTCCCCATTCGCCTTTGTTCTGGGAGCTCCGCCCCTGCTCCTCCCACTCCCCCTCCCTCCAGCATCCTGTTCGACGGGCAGGATCAGTGCCCCGCCCTTCTGCATCCATCAACGGGACAGGCCGCGGGCAGCCCACGAAGGCCAGCCTGGGTCAGAGGGGGCCTCCTCAGGTACCCTCCCGAGCCTGTGTCCCAGAATCACAGATGAGGACAGGACGACGTTACAACATCCAGGTGTTTGTCATCAGCTAAAGGAAGGTGGAGTCAGGGACCAGAGGCAGGGACCAGGGACCATCAGCTTC
Proteins encoded in this region:
- the ASPRV1 gene encoding LOW QUALITY PROTEIN: retroviral-like aspartic protease 1 (The sequence of the model RefSeq protein was modified relative to this genomic sequence to represent the inferred CDS: inserted 2 bases in 1 codon; deleted 1 base in 1 codon), translating into MLEGGGVGGAGAELPEQRRMGSRGGPRLGIKKALQREQATALRPAVHQTASPGPSSLPTAGTQXNSLLREALFSSVIALTLLCGFLYLLWVVAAVPEGSRGMAGSGVRSQERAFVPEPFDGASVAPHLWLHRFEVINHLNHWDHITKLRFLKESLRGDALGAFNGLSPEDQGNYEAVKETLLKTFGGPEAAHSHLPKEIVFANSMGKGYYLKGKIGKVPVRFLVDSGAQVSVVHPSLWEEVTDGELDTLRPFENVVKVANGAEMKILGVWDTVVSLGKLKLKAAFLVANASAEEAIIGTDVLQDHNAVLDFEHRTCTLKGRKFRLLPVGGSLEDEFDLELIEEEPSSEEGGQQLSC